A genomic region of Halostagnicola larsenii XH-48 contains the following coding sequences:
- a CDS encoding tyrosine-type recombinase/integrase, translated as MSGSTDRRADRGGKSVEEAVSRYLGSLDSGGSRSTMRSPLNEFATFCDGEGVQRVDALETNTLREYGMYLRERTIEQELAASTANTYFNYVRAFLSFCVRDELLDTNPANTQRAEEFLPEDKGDRNRQFWDPEHRQQLINYVTERVDMSLEDSIDVSREIAYRDRAIVVLLADAGVRGAELFRDPRDDARNGVTWGDIDLENHSLEVFGKSRQYERVGLPSAAREALDRYRRVVEPPTDAWPIFPTGHAPSKYAAYREVTGEDPNEDMAIDDALRSEEIPPPSLTKAGGRSVMKRLTKEAGIDLEDGEYLKPHGARRALGAELYEKGHSELAQSALRHKSIETTHESYSDIQAKDVAQGIDEVRE; from the coding sequence ATGTCTGGATCCACTGATCGACGGGCTGATCGCGGGGGGAAGAGCGTCGAGGAGGCGGTTTCGCGCTATCTCGGCTCGCTGGACTCGGGCGGCTCCCGGTCGACAATGCGATCGCCGCTGAACGAGTTCGCTACGTTCTGTGACGGCGAAGGTGTACAACGAGTCGATGCACTCGAGACGAACACGCTTCGCGAGTACGGGATGTACCTTCGCGAGCGTACCATCGAGCAGGAGCTGGCAGCGTCGACGGCGAATACGTACTTCAACTACGTGCGCGCGTTTCTCTCGTTCTGCGTCCGTGACGAACTACTAGACACCAACCCGGCGAATACACAGCGAGCAGAAGAGTTCCTCCCTGAGGACAAAGGCGATCGTAACCGCCAGTTCTGGGACCCTGAACACCGCCAGCAGCTCATCAACTACGTCACCGAACGCGTGGATATGTCCCTCGAGGATTCGATCGATGTCTCTCGCGAGATTGCTTATCGCGACCGGGCGATCGTGGTTTTGCTCGCCGACGCCGGCGTTCGTGGCGCTGAGCTGTTCCGGGATCCGCGCGACGATGCCCGCAACGGCGTGACCTGGGGCGATATCGATCTCGAGAACCACTCTCTCGAGGTGTTCGGGAAATCTCGCCAGTACGAACGCGTTGGTCTTCCGTCAGCCGCTCGAGAAGCGCTCGATCGGTATCGGCGCGTTGTTGAGCCGCCGACTGATGCGTGGCCGATCTTTCCGACTGGGCATGCTCCCTCGAAGTATGCTGCATACCGTGAGGTGACTGGGGAAGATCCGAATGAGGATATGGCTATCGACGATGCGCTCCGAAGTGAGGAAATCCCACCGCCGTCACTCACGAAAGCTGGCGGCCGGTCAGTGATGAAACGGCTTACGAAGGAGGCTGGTATCGACCTCGAGGATGGCGAGTATCTGAAACCCCATGGCGCGAGGCGGGCGCTTGGGGCTGAGCTTTATGAAAAAGGCCACTCCGAACTTGCCCAATCGGCACTTCGGCACAAATCGATCGAGACAACCCACGAGTCGTACTCCGATATCCAGGCTAAAGACGTTGCACAGGGGATTGATGAGGTACGAGAGTAG